From Burkholderia pseudomultivorans, the proteins below share one genomic window:
- a CDS encoding PRC-barrel domain-containing protein yields MTTDRQSRDGAQIVGASRRTPRGPGPDVMAAGTLTGDRVLTMDGDDVGKIADIMLDVRSGCVAYAVVSSGGLAGIGDKLLAVPWNVLALDVERKCFVLPVDTDRVRAAPGFSKDRWPAMADPAWAEALHAYYGSPPYWLIEEGETDFDSPPYEASPGGPEDEPRRN; encoded by the coding sequence ATGACTACGGACAGACAGTCTCGCGACGGCGCGCAGATCGTCGGCGCCAGCCGGCGCACGCCGCGCGGGCCGGGGCCGGACGTGATGGCCGCCGGCACGCTGACCGGCGATCGCGTGCTGACGATGGACGGCGACGACGTCGGCAAGATCGCGGACATCATGCTCGATGTTCGCTCCGGATGCGTCGCCTATGCGGTCGTGTCGTCGGGCGGCCTGGCCGGGATCGGCGACAAGCTGCTCGCGGTCCCGTGGAACGTGCTGGCGCTCGACGTCGAGCGCAAGTGTTTCGTGTTGCCGGTCGACACCGACCGCGTGCGCGCCGCGCCGGGCTTCTCGAAGGACCGCTGGCCCGCGATGGCGGACCCGGCCTGGGCCGAGGCGCTGCACGCGTATTACGGCAGCCCGCCGTACTGGCTGATCGAGGAAGGTGAAACGGACTTCGACTCGCCGCCGTACGAGGCGTCGCCGGGCGGCCCGGAAGACGAGCCGCGCCGGAATTGA